From one Pecten maximus chromosome 8, xPecMax1.1, whole genome shotgun sequence genomic stretch:
- the LOC117332920 gene encoding uncharacterized protein LOC117332920, producing the protein MKYFTPYHSNFISANQNNINYIRYLKRVWNADVFYGTYINGRYVPVSKANHKPSLLTHNVGLQDVFNNGKGKRDNISMQPKVSLRDLVKNIPVTGFLRNTETQATVGTKDIATQISVPGVLHKKHETTSTETQVKVRTQEIATQMSVPGVIHKKAAAVSTVSTQDIGTQMSIPASILNDVHEGRPNEQVPRYQMDAMNHTPAYDYTVQRNEILQRHANLPLLNHQEFQFLNLLGKGAKGSVYLAMANNTVPTAVKVYHSEYSTKLQQDILNESGILSILQDTGFVPRVYGLLPDQSDVRKHMLVQEFYGNGRTLWSILNGRDPNVVINTEIKINIAYQLVFALKAIHDKDVLLNDIKSNNVLVDTSTPDFRIRYIDFDLATFQGSYQYSIQAGNAFAAIFGGQTFSWLAPEQYL; encoded by the exons ATGAAGTATTTTACTCCATATCACAGTAATTTTATCAGCGCTAACCAAAACAACATTAACTACATTCGATATTTGAAGCGTGTATGGAATGCTGACGTATTTTAt GGCACATATATCAATGGAAGATACGTTCCAGTATCCAAAGCAAACCACAAGCCAAGCCTGCTCACACACAACGTGGGCCTTCAAGATGTCTTCAACAATGGCAAAGGGAAAAGAGACAACATCAGCATGCAGCCAAAGGTCTCTCTCCGAGATCTCGTCAAAAAT ATTCCAGTAACTGGTTTCCTTCGAAACACTGAAACACAGGCCACAGTTGGTACAAAAGATATTGCTACTCAA ATCTCAGTACCAGGTGTGCTCCACAAGAAACATGAAACAACAAGCACTGAAACACAGGTCAAAGTTAGAACCCAAGAAATTGCCACTCAA ATGTCGGTTCCAGGAGTCATCCACAAAAAAGCTGCTGCAGTAAGCACAGTTAGTACTCAAGATATTGGCACTCAA ATGTCCATACCAGCATCAATCCTGAATGATGTTCATGAAGGTCGTCCAAATGAGCAG GTACCAAGATATCAGATGGATGCAATGAATCACACTCCGGCCTATG ACTACACAGTACAGCGGAATGAGATCCTCCAAAGGCACGCCAATCTTCCCCTGTTGAATCATCAGGAGTTTCAATTCCTAAATCTGTTAGGGAAAGGAGCGAAAGGATCTGTTTATCTAGCTATGGCTAACAACACTGTCCCAACAGCAGTAAAGGTGTATCATTCAGAATATTCCACAAAGCTCCAACAAgacattttaaatgaatcagGCATTTTGTCAATTCTGCAGGACACTGGTTTTGTGCCGCGGGTTTATGGATTACTTCCCGACCAATCCGACGTAAGAAAACATATGCTGGTACAGGAGTTTTATGGAAACGGCAGGACGCTTTGGTCAATTCTTAATGGGAGAGACCCAAATGTTGTTATTAACACtgaaatcaaaatcaatattgcCTACCAGTTGGTGTTTGCACTCAAG gCCATCCATGACAAAGACGTCCTGCTGAATGATATCAAATCTAACAACGTCCTTGTCGACACCAGCACGCCTGACTTCAGAATAAG ATACATAGATTTTGATCTGGCCACATTCCAAGGCAGCTATCAATATTCGATCCAGGCAGGAAATGCCTTTGCAGCCATTTTTGGAGGGCAAACATTTTCCTGGCTTGCCCCAGAA CAATATCTTTGA